The sequence TTGCGAATCCTCGTAATGCTGCTGGAGGGACTCTTAAACTTTTGTCTTTTAAAGAAGCTGCTAAAAGGAAATTAGATTTATCTATTTATGGGTTGATAGCAGATTGGGAAAAATCTTCTCATTTTGAAAATCTTCAGCTGTGTGCTAAATGGGGATTCCCTGTTGCAGGCATGCCTAAACAGTGTCGTACTAAAACAGAAGTGATAGAACGTATTCAAGAAATAGAAAAAATACGATCGAAACTTCCCATGGCCATAGATGGAGTGGTCATTAAAGTAGATAATACAGCAAATCAAAAGCTTTTAGGGTTAACTAGCAAACATTATCGTTGGGCAATAGCTTACAAATATGCTCCAGAAAGGGCAGAAACAATTTTAAAAGATATTGTTGTACAAGTAGGGAAAACGGGAATTCTTACGCCCGTTGCTGAATTAGATCCAGTTTTTTTATCCGGAAGTCGAATATCCAGAGCTTCCTTATACAATGAAGATGAGATTGAGAAAAAAGATATTCGTATAGGAGATTCAGTTTATGTAGAAAAAGGTGGTGAAGTTATTCCAAAAATTGTTGGGATTAATTTGGCCAAACGTTCTCCTGCCAGTACTCCTTGGAAAATGCCCTCTTTATGTCCAGTATGTTGCCAGCCTGTTATTAAGGAAAAAATTTTTGTTCGCTGCGTGAATTCCTTATGTTCAGGAGGACTACTTGAAAAGATATGTTTTTTTGCTAGTAAGAGTGCTTTAAATATCGACCATTTGGGAGAAAAGGTAGTACTTAAACTATTTGAAATGGGATTGATTCGCTCCTATTCGGATATATTTGCTCTTACAGAAGAAAAATTAAAACTGATTCCTGGATTTAAGAGTCGCTCTGTACACAATCTTCTATCGAGCATTGCTAAAGCTAAAGATGTGACTTTGGACCGTTTTTTAACTGCTCTCTCGATCCCTTTTGTAGGAAGTTCAGGAGCTTTAGCTTTAGCGGATCATTTTGAAACCTTAGATAGTGTGATGAAAGCCTCGTTGGATGAGCTGCTTTCCGTAGAAGGAATTGGCTCAAAGGTTGCTGCATCAATATTAGAGTTTTTCTCTAAACCCGAGAATTTGGAAGAAATTCGTCATATGCAAGAGTTAGGGGTTCGTGTTCTTCCTAAGCAGGCTAATAGGGAGGAAGCGCCATTATATGGGAAAACGATTGTTCTTACAGGTACTTTTCAAGAAATAACGCGATCTCAGCTCGAGGAGCGAATTCGCTTTTTAGGAGGAAAAGTAAGCTCTTCCGTTTCAAAAAATACTGATGCAATTGTAGTGGGGAGCGGAGCTGGGGCCAAGTTAAAAAAAGCACAAGAATTAGGAATTCGCATTTTAAAAGAACACGATTTATTAAGTTTTTTTAATCAAAAAGATCTTTACTAAAAGAATAAGAGAAGGGGGTGAGTATAAATCTAAAATTTTTGAACTTATATGTAAAAATGGAGTATAATTCTTCCTTTAAAAGTAATTTTTTAGGAAATTATGACAAATCCGGCTGCATCCCCATCCTCAAGTCCTGACCTTTCCTCGAAAGGGCGTCTAAACGTCTTAAATCAGCAGTTTACCCAAGCAGATTCAGTTGCTCCTCAGCCTTTGAGTCCAGAAGTTCGAGGGCTAAGCTCAAATTTTTCTACACGACAAGATTTAATTGATGTCGTAGAGAAAAGTATGGAAGGTGCTAAGAATACGGATCTGAAAAAGCTTCGAATATATGAAATTGCTCTCAAAATCTTAACGATAATTGGGATGGCTATTTTCTTTGCGGTTCCCATATGTATGCTGCTTGGTGTACCTTTATGGATTCCTATAGTAGCTTGTATAGGAGCGGGAATTGTTTTAAGTATTGCTAAAGGCTGTTTACAGAAAAGGTGTCAGCAAATCCGGCAAGAGTATCGAGCTCTTCATCTTTATTATTGCTATTTGCTTTCTAATAAAGATTCTATAGATGGAAGTCTTCTAAGTCGTTACAATATTTGTCTTCGAAAAGCAGAAGAGAAGTTGCATGGAGTATTCCCTGAAGAGCGAGCTCCTAATCATCCTTTGTCTGCGGATAAAAAATATGATTTCGCGGGGTTAGCTCATCAGCGTTATCAGGTAGATGCAGCTATTGGAATTCCTTCTGTTCAAGATACTTTTTGGAGGGCGGTTGCTCAACAGGTGAAATCTGTTAAAGATGAGATAATTGCTGGAAAGAAAACTTCTGCAGATTTGGAGTTGGTATCTGAACAGGCTTTACTTGTTGGCGGAGTGGACGTTTCTGCAGCAAAAGACAAAGCATCTTTGATGGATATTACTAGATCTTTGTTGAATATGTTGGCTTGGGGAGCTTGTGTTGGGAAAGAAGCTCGGGAAACTGTTCAGCGATACCAAATGCGCTTTTTGAATAGTCCTTTAATGGCTGATTGGTGTGGGGCAAATCTTTCTTCATCTGCGCAAGATTTTCTCGTTGATGGGCAGAATCTTTTGGAAATTGCTAGTAAACATCATACAAAAGTCCAGTCTGCTGTTGAGCAAATGTGGTTAGTTCCAGTTCTAGGTAAGGTTAGAAATTGGAGAGATCAAATCAAGCAACTACCCCAGCACAAGACTCAAGTAGATTCTTTATGGGAGGTATATCGAAATATTGAGCAGCTTATGCACGAAATTTGTATCGAGGAAGGGATCTCTCCATCGATACAGAGAGGTTTGCGTACAGTAACCAATAAGTATCTACGCGGAGATTTACAGAAACTTTTCGCAAAAGAAGAGTCGTCTTTAAAAGAGGAAGAATTTGCTGCAGTATATGAGAGCATCTGTTCTTGTGCAGATTTTGTCGTTTCTCTTTTAGAAGGGCATTTGGAAGTTTTTCCTACAACTTCTATGCAAAATATAGAAAAGAGCGTTTATCAAAGGCTACTTCAAGCTGTAGTACCTTTAGGAGGAAATAAGTTTTCGAAAGGAAGGATGACTACCCACATTGATAATATTTGTAAAGTCGTTCGCAGTGGTCAGGCTTTGCATAAAGAACTCGGGCAGGTGATGAAATCTCATCCAGAGCATCGCTTCCATAAATTGTTATCCACAGCAGAAAAATTACAGGCTTTTATTAGCAATCCTAAATGGGGGGCTTCAGCAGTTCACCTATCTCCTCAGGATTCGTTAGAGCAAAAACAAAAATTCGCGGCCGTGCTTCAAGGAATTCAGACTCGTTTGGCTGAGTGGAGGGATCGCTATGGTGTTTTTAAAGAAACGAAATTGAATCTTATTGTATCAACAGACTTTACCAATGAAACTGGTAAGCTTTTAAGCAAATGCAGGGGTGTTGTAGATTCATGTTCTTTATTAGGAACTGCGGTTCAATATCTTGATGATTGTGAGCACGCTTTACACGCAGATTTAGGGAATATAGGGAAAATAGAAGATTCAAAAGAATTAGCATCTGTAAGGGAAGAATTTAACAGTTTAGTTTCAGAATTGTCGAACATACAAGGTCAGTTGGAACAAATTTCTCTTCCGATTTATGAAGAAGGAATGAGCGGGCAGCGGTTATTGCTCAACACAATGCTTTCTAGCCCAGTTAGTTTGCAGAAAAAAATCTTGGAAAAAGGGGCTGCATTAGAAGATTTAGCCACAACGAATCGTTTAGAAAACACAATTTCTTCGAAAGAAACAACTTTAGAGATGGTTTCTCATGGATATGAACATCTTTCAAGGCTTTTAGGGGAAATCAATAGTTTTGAGGATTGTTTAGAAAAATCTCAAAATGGGAACATAACAACTAACACTATGCAGCAATTAATCAAGAGAGCGGGTGGTCTTGCCTTGATGCTATCGTCTTTCACACCAGACTCTATGACTGGATTATTAGATCGGTTAGAAGAATTAAGTACTGAAACTTTACCTGTCTTAGAAAAATCTGATACCTCCTCTGCGGTTTCTGCAGCTGAGGGAATAGCACAGGCTTCTTATCAACGAGTCAATGGGGTAGCGCGAGCGAAGGCTAACCGTACGCTGAACGCTTTCACAAAATTGATCAAAGATCTTCGGGCATCTTTGAGAAATTCTATGATTACTAAAGCTATTATTGGAGCAGTACTTTCTATTGCTTTTTCCTGCCTTGCGATAGCTCTGTTCTCTGTACAGTTAACATGGCTTCCAATTGTTTTCTGTGTTTTGGCTTTAGGAGTGGAAGTGATCCCTTCCCTACTGTCTACCTGGATAAATCAAAGAAATTGGAAGTTAGAAGTAGCCTCTCTCGCCAAACAACTAGCTTCAGACAACAGGAAGCTTCCGTATCCTCAGCAGGATGTTCAAGATATTAAAAAGCTAGAGAAGCTACGAAATATTTATGGGTTGGATGGATTGATAGAATTTCGGGTAGCAGAGGCAGCTTTACTAGCAGCTCAGAAGCTTCCAGAAGAACAAAAACAAGAAACTTTACAGAGCACTGTGAAAGCTTTACGAGCAGACGCTAAAGCTCTTGATAAGGCGTTTCAACAACTTCCAAAAGAATATCAATCGCTTTTCTCCAAAAAAGCAACTAAGGCTTCTCTAAAGAAATCTACTACTGAAAAAACTTCTTCTTCTTTGGAGAGGGAGGTCGCTGCTATAGAGGCACGACAAGATGAGTATCATGCGGCTTGCTTACAGTTTGAATCTATGAATATGAGGTTTTTAGCTGAACAACGCAAAGCAAAATCTTTGGAGTCCTTATTGACTCAGAAGCGTAAAGGTATGGTGAATATTGATAAAAAAGAGTCTCTTTATAATGAGATTATTAGTCGCCTGAAAAAGATAGTTGTAAGAAAAGAGGGGGTGCTTGCTAAGAAAGTCTCTCGAGAAGAGCTCTCTACAAAAGTGAGAGCTCTTTTGGATCTTGATCGTCAATTGACAAAAGCTTACGAGGACCGAAATGTAGAGGAAAGCAACAAGGCCCATCGAAATATGCAAGCCATGTTCAGTAAACTTGCTGAAGAGGGGAACTTACAGGAAGTAAAAGATTTATTAGAGCTGGATATGTGTTTGGGTAATACCGAGCAAGGCATATATTACACTGAGCAGGGGCGGGTTTTAGGTACAAGTGTGATTCGGAATCCGCAACAGCTTTTGCAATATGGTGAAAGCCTTTTTGCTTCTTATGATAAAGAAGAAAATATCCCTCTTTTACGGTTTGTTCTTGGAGCAGGATGGAGAGTCACTCGGGAAGCTTGTGCAGAGCTTAAACATTTGTATAAACGCTTACAACAGGATCCTTCGCAGCTTTCTCCTGAAGATTACAGCAATACGTATAAAACTTTAAGACGATTCCTTAAAGCTCGAGAAGATCTTCGTCCTGATCTCAGATTACCTTTTAAAGGTGGAGAGTTTGATATTTGTGTACAGCAGCAAATTCTAAATAATCAGCGAGCTACATCGCAAATCGCATCTAGCTATCAGGAGTGTTGTCGAGATGTTTTATTGCATTTAGAAGATTGGGTTCAGAAAACACGAAACGAATCCGTGGAATGCAGAAATGTAGAGGCTAGACTAGATGAGTTTTGCCAAAAAATCATTCCTGATGAAAGTTTGTCAGATGCTGTAAAAGCTTTGTTCGCCTCTTTAGACGAAGACTTAAATAAAATCTCTGGGTATGTACTCTACACGATTGTCTCTTCTTGGTTCGCAAAAAGTCTTCGTATCATGGAACGAAGAGCGGAGTATGCAAAAATAGAGGAAAGCTTTGAGAAAGCTAAGGCAGCTTTAAAAGAGAAAGAAGCCGAGTTTGAGAAGTTTGGAGAAGAGTGGAACCATCAATATCAATTATTAAAGATGCAGATAGGAACATTAGAATCTCAAAAAGAGAACTTAATTGCTAGTCACAAGAAAAACTAAAGGTAGGCTCGCAGTTCTCTTCAGCCGTAAGTTCAAAAGATAATTCTGCACGGTTTAGTTTTCTGTTGCAAAGATACGGAGTAGGTAAGAAATTAACTCGTGAAGCTTGAAGGAGTGTGTTCTATATCCAATATAGCGGTCCGGACGAATGATGAATAAAGACTCTGGGTTCGCGTGATAAAATTTATGAACATTAGGATCTTCAGTTGCAATAACATCCACCCATTCACCATACTCTTCAAGAAGAGCCGAGACTAGATCGTTGCGATTTTTGAAAAAAATTAGTAAATGCTTGGCATTTTTCAACGAATCTAAGAGATAATCCCCAGTATCGAGCCGAACATCTAAAGCACGAGATCCTGGCCTAGGTCCCCGGATTTCTTTGTCGTTAGGAGATACTTTAATGATATCACTGGCCTCGTATTTCAATGCTCGATGAGAAGGATAGTACAATTCTCCTTCGACTATATCGAGTTTTCGGCATTTTTTAAGATAATAGTACATTAAAGCTGGAGTGTACATGTTTGAAAAAAGAAGCTTAACAGCCCTTTTTTGATGAACCTCATTAAAATGAGGGAGTACGTGGCTTGTTTTTAATTCTTTTGAAAAAATTAATTGCGAGGAGGCTGCTTTTTTAAGTACGGGAAGAAGTTTCCATCCTAAATTAAAGGCCTCATGAATGTTAGAATTCACTCCAGAAAGATAAGAAAAAGATAAATTATTAGCGATACTTCCTAAGAAAATATAGCGATCATGGCAAAAAGGATATTGTAGGAGAGTCGTAGAAATAGAAAGGGAATTTTCAGCTAATGCAAGACTATATGTATAGAGCAGTTTATTTTTAAACTTAGGAGAAAGCGGCCCAGAAGTGTTTGTTAAGTATAGTTGGCGAGAGCCTCTATATGGATTATAAAAAATAAAATTTACGAAATTTTTTGTAATAGGGAGGAGGTGAATGTGGGCTTCTTCAAAAGGCTCTCCTTCTTCGCAATCCACAAATAGCGCTTCTTTATATAATTTTTTTGGTTTGATTTGTGTTTTCAATAGATCTTTAAGATCTGGATCAGCATCCATTTCACAGGCAATGATCCATTTAGGAGCAAAAATCTCGCGTCCTTCGTAAACTTGTGTTGAGCTTTTTGTGCTTTCTATGAACAGATTCTGTTCCACTTGAGTAACAGGTCGAGTTGCCCAGTTAACTACACCTCCTCGTTTTTCGAATTCTTGGAGCAAATGGGAAACCAAATCTTCATAAGAAATAAGAAGGGAGAAAGGATAACGAGAAGCAGAAGATTGATCGAATTTAAAAAGAACAGAACGTTGTTTCCAGTGATAACGAGCTCCAAAGATTTTACGTCCTTTATTCAATAAATCTCCCAAAAGATTCATATTGTCGAGAAGTTCTAAAGAAGAAGAAGCTAAAACTAAGGGGAGGGTATGCAAAGGCAGGGGTAAGGGAGATGTTACGCTATCGCGAGAGTCTATTACTTTAATACGAGCCCCATGTTGCTTTAAGATGCTAGCAAGAATGAGTCCCGAAGGATTGGCTCCCATAATTAAAACATCAATCATTGTTATCCTCTTGAGCCAAAAACGTTCCTTTTTAAGAAACCTTCTTACTCCTGGAAAGAAGGTTAATAGAAAATATGCTTACGTTTAGAAGAAGTATACGCAAGAAGCTTTTTAAAAGAAATCTCAGGGATATAAAAGCTGTAGTGTGTAGAAAGAATTGTTGGAGCACTAATCTGCTCCAACAAAAGAAATACATTAAAGATGCTTTTTGAAATGTGTGAATATATCGTGCAATATTTGTTGGCGATGAGGAGAAGTGGCTATGTCGTGTTGAGTACCGGTATAAGTTCTGAAACGCATTTGCGCGGGAGCTGACCCTAGGAATAGTCGATGATGTGCCATAGAAACAACACAATCTTCTGTTCCTTGTTGATGGAGAATCGGGATTCGTCGAGGTAGAGAGAGCACGAGAACATGATCTTGAATACCTAAGAAGAAACTTATGTCTTCTCGACAAAGCCTAATAGGAAGATCTTTGAAACCAAAAGCCGAGCCAACACTTTCAGATGCCGATGAATCTGCTAAAGTGGATAAACCTATCGTTGCACAAATCTCTTTAAGGAGAATAATTCCGTCAGCAACAGGAGCCCAGACTGAGATAGCTTGGATGGAGTAGTTATTAGGTTTGTAGGTACTTGCTAGATGAATAGTAGTATGGCATCCTATTGAGACTCCAGCAATCCCAATTCGATGAGGATTGACTTCAGAGTACTGGGATACAGCAGCAAGAATATCTTCCCCGTTTTTTAGATAGGTTTGTACCGGAATTTGGTCTTGGAAACCTTCACTATTTCCACACCCTGCCATATCAAATCTAGCCACAGCTATTCCATTCGAAGTTAGGAGATAAGCTAATTCTCGATAAACTCCATCACTTCCAAAGCTATTGCCTCGGAATCCATGGAAAAAGATTACTGTAGGATATCCTCCCTTGGGCATAGGGGTCGTTGGAGTGTGGAACACCCCGACAAGATTGTAGCCGCAACTAAGGACATTGACACCTCGGCAGTATTCCCTAAAAGTTGATTTTTCCTCGTCGATGGTAATGTAGGTTTCTGGAATAGCTGGAAACCCAGGAACTTGAACAGGAGCCGCAAAACTATTGCCGGATAGGAGCACACACAAAAGAGTAGCAAACTTTTTCATTCAGCAAAAAACCTTTGTTTTTTCAGAAATCTTTCTTAAGGAAATATAAATTCTTGATTCCAAAAGAGAAGGAAAAGGAAAAAATGATAAGGTAAATGGCTTGATAAGACAACTTTTTTTCCGGAATTCAAAAAAAAATTTGTTTTTGCTCTGCAGTAACAGAGCGGATGAAAACTGGAAACACCGCAGCAAGATAATGGTTAGAAAGTGGTAAAAAAATTAAAAATTATCAAAAATGCAAGATTTTTTTGAAAAAGCGTATGAGGAATAAGTTCTCTTTGAACAAATTAGAGAGCAAATCTTGATTATTTTTGAAAATAGCTGTAGCATATGGGCTGATTTAGCATTTTCTTGAGCAAAGGTTCATTCATGGCCAGCAAAAACCGCGAAATTATTAAATTGAAAAGCACTGAAAGTTCTGAGATGTATTGGACTGTTAAGAATAAAAGAAAAACAACCGGTCGACTAGAACTTAAAAAATATGATAAAAAGCTGCGTAAGCACGTTATCTTCAAAGAAGCTAAGTAGGCTTTTATCTAGCTTCTAGATCCCAAGGGTGTCATGAAGTTAGAATTATTGTTGGCTTTCAAGTACCTAGTTCCAAGAAGAAAGAGGTTTTCTTCTTCTATAGTTTCGGCTTTTTCTATTGGGATTATTGCGCTTGTTGTTTGGTTGTCCGTGGTCTTCATGTCTGTGATCCACGGGCTTCAGCAAAGATGGGTCGGTGATCTCGCAAAGCTACATTCTTCTATTCGGATCGAGCCTTCCGGAAAATATTATGAGTCATACTATTATCAGATAGATTCTCATTCGGAAGCTTCTCAGTATGTTTATAAGACCATTGGTGAAAAACTTCTTTCTGAGCAAACAGATCCTTACGATCCTGACAGCGACTTTTTGCTTCCAGAAACGTTCCCTGCTCCTGAATTTTCTGCTAATGGGGAGGTTTTAGATCTAGTTCGGACAGCTAATGAGCGAATGTTGTCCTGTCTTTCTTCTCAAAAAGCTTTATTTGTTGAATTTGAGGAGGGAATGGGGCATGTGTACATGGACCGGGGTACTCGAAGTTATACTGGAGAGCCGCGCTCATTATCGCAATACGTAGCGTATTCGGCCGAATCTTTTTATCAACAGCGAGTTCTTCCTTTCGAAGAAACAGATTATTCAACAGAGATTTTAAACCATTTTAATGCTTCTTCGGAAGGTTGGTTAGCAGATTTTCTTTCTCTTCAGGAAAAGTTCCGAGGAATGTCGGTGATTCTCCCCGTTCACTATCGTGATCAAGGTTATCGAGTTGGAGATACTGCGTCATTAGCAATTTTCTCTGCAAAAAAAGAAGGAGAGGTACGATTTCCATTACGAGTGATTGGATTCTATA is a genomic window of Chlamydia sp. containing:
- a CDS encoding FAD-dependent monooxygenase; protein product: MIDVLIMGANPSGLILASILKQHGARIKVIDSRDSVTSPLPLPLHTLPLVLASSSLELLDNMNLLGDLLNKGRKIFGARYHWKQRSVLFKFDQSSASRYPFSLLISYEDLVSHLLQEFEKRGGVVNWATRPVTQVEQNLFIESTKSSTQVYEGREIFAPKWIIACEMDADPDLKDLLKTQIKPKKLYKEALFVDCEEGEPFEEAHIHLLPITKNFVNFIFYNPYRGSRQLYLTNTSGPLSPKFKNKLLYTYSLALAENSLSISTTLLQYPFCHDRYIFLGSIANNLSFSYLSGVNSNIHEAFNLGWKLLPVLKKAASSQLIFSKELKTSHVLPHFNEVHQKRAVKLLFSNMYTPALMYYYLKKCRKLDIVEGELYYPSHRALKYEASDIIKVSPNDKEIRGPRPGSRALDVRLDTGDYLLDSLKNAKHLLIFFKNRNDLVSALLEEYGEWVDVIATEDPNVHKFYHANPESLFIIRPDRYIGYRTHSFKLHELISYLLRIFATEN
- a CDS encoding FtsX-like permease family protein, producing MKLELLLAFKYLVPRRKRFSSSIVSAFSIGIIALVVWLSVVFMSVIHGLQQRWVGDLAKLHSSIRIEPSGKYYESYYYQIDSHSEASQYVYKTIGEKLLSEQTDPYDPDSDFLLPETFPAPEFSANGEVLDLVRTANERMLSCLSSQKALFVEFEEGMGHVYMDRGTRSYTGEPRSLSQYVAYSAESFYQQRVLPFEETDYSTEILNHFNASSEGWLADFLSLQEKFRGMSVILPVHYRDQGYRVGDTASLAIFSAKKEGEVRFPLRVIGFYNPGVSPFGGKTIFIDKDLAVSIRSESEGLGMGNGWQVFLPNVKEILATKLALQKVLNEAGIASYWEISSLYDYEFFKPILDQLQSDQVLFSIISFIVLIVACSNIVTMSILLVNNKKREIGILKAMGVSSSRLRLIFGLCGACSGLFGAFLGSIFATLTLRNLEILTRWLSALQGREAFNPSFFGEQLPQNFHLPTMIYLSLGAFILAAISGALPAQHVARMQVSDILKTE
- the ligA gene encoding NAD-dependent DNA ligase LigA, yielding MKSASQDYYIALCKELVEHDRHYYVLNQPTISDYSYDMKMRELQEIEALHPEWKVSWSPTMYLGDCPSGQFSVVAHSRPMLSIANAYSFAELEEFFSRTEKLLGYSPEYSLELKIDGIAVAIRYENRSFVQALSRGDGVNGEDITANVSTIHSLPMILPQTAPSEVEVRGEVFLSYQAFEELNSSQRAQGKVEFANPRNAAGGTLKLLSFKEAAKRKLDLSIYGLIADWEKSSHFENLQLCAKWGFPVAGMPKQCRTKTEVIERIQEIEKIRSKLPMAIDGVVIKVDNTANQKLLGLTSKHYRWAIAYKYAPERAETILKDIVVQVGKTGILTPVAELDPVFLSGSRISRASLYNEDEIEKKDIRIGDSVYVEKGGEVIPKIVGINLAKRSPASTPWKMPSLCPVCCQPVIKEKIFVRCVNSLCSGGLLEKICFFASKSALNIDHLGEKVVLKLFEMGLIRSYSDIFALTEEKLKLIPGFKSRSVHNLLSSIAKAKDVTLDRFLTALSIPFVGSSGALALADHFETLDSVMKASLDELLSVEGIGSKVAASILEFFSKPENLEEIRHMQELGVRVLPKQANREEAPLYGKTIVLTGTFQEITRSQLEERIRFLGGKVSSSVSKNTDAIVVGSGAGAKLKKAQELGIRILKEHDLLSFFNQKDLY
- the rpmG gene encoding 50S ribosomal protein L33, with the translated sequence MASKNREIIKLKSTESSEMYWTVKNKRKTTGRLELKKYDKKLRKHVIFKEAK
- a CDS encoding alpha/beta hydrolase; this encodes MKKFATLLCVLLSGNSFAAPVQVPGFPAIPETYITIDEEKSTFREYCRGVNVLSCGYNLVGVFHTPTTPMPKGGYPTVIFFHGFRGNSFGSDGVYRELAYLLTSNGIAVARFDMAGCGNSEGFQDQIPVQTYLKNGEDILAAVSQYSEVNPHRIGIAGVSIGCHTTIHLASTYKPNNYSIQAISVWAPVADGIILLKEICATIGLSTLADSSASESVGSAFGFKDLPIRLCREDISFFLGIQDHVLVLSLPRRIPILHQQGTEDCVVSMAHHRLFLGSAPAQMRFRTYTGTQHDIATSPHRQQILHDIFTHFKKHL